A window of Bacteroidia bacterium genomic DNA:
ACCTAGAAATGGCTGCACAAGCAAAAGAATTATCATTTTCAGAAAAAGAAATTACTCAATCCTTAGAAAAGTACTTTGGTTTCAAGAACTTTAAAGGTGAACAGTATGCTATAATCCAAAGTGTTTTACAAGGGAAAGATACCTTTGTAATTATGCCTACAGGAGGCGGTAAATCAATGTGTTATCAACTGCCTGCTATGATGTTGCCGGGAACAGCAATTATCATCTCACCACTTATTGCACTTATGAAGAATCAGGTGGATAGCATGCGTACTTTCGGAATGGAAGACGGTATTGCTCACTTCCTTAACTCTTCCTTGAATAAATCCGAAATTACTCAGGTAAAAGAAGATATTACCAAAGGCCTAACCAAATTACTCTATGTTGCACCTGAAAGCCTTACCAAAGAAGAGAATGTAGAGTTTTTGAAGGATGTGAAAATATCCTTTGTCGCTATCGATGAAGCCCATTGTATTTCTGAGTGGGGACATGATTTTCGCCCCGAATACCGACGTTTAAGACCTATTATTGAAGAAATTGGTGTGGTGCCTTTGATTGCACTTACCGCTACTGCAACTCCCAAAGTACAACAGGATATTCAGAAAAACCTTGGAATGCAAAAAGCCGATGTTTACAAGGCATCCTTTAATAGGGCTAACTTATATTATGAAGTACGCCCGAAAGGAAATGAAGTGGCCAAGGATATTATTAAGTACATTAAATCTCAAGCCGGTAAGTCAGGTATTGTGTATTGCCTTAGCCGTAAAAAGGTAGAGGAATTAGCAGATACCCTGGTTGTTAACGGTATTAGAGCTCTTCCTTATCACGCCGGATTAGAAGCTAAAACCCGTGCTCATAACCAAGATGCTTTCTTAATGGAAGAAGCCGAAGTAATCGTGGCAACCATCGCATTCGGAATGGGTATCGATAAACCGGACGTTCGTTTTGTAATTCACTACGACATCCCTAAAAGCTTAGAAGGCTATTATCAGGAAACCGGTCGAAGCGGCCGTGACGGAGGAGAAGGTAATTGCATCGCTTTCTACAGCTACGACGATATCCAGAAACTAGAAAAGTTTATGAAAGGTAAACCGGTTGCTGAACAAGAAATCGGTAAACAATTGCTTCAAGAAACAGTAACCTACGCCGAAAGCTCCGTTTGCAGAAGAAAACTTTTGCTCCATTACTTCGGTGAAATCTATGAACAGGAAAATTGCGGAAATTGCGATAATTGCCTTCACCCTAAAGAAAAATTCGAAGGTAAAGATGCTATTCAATTAGTATTGGATACGGTTGCTGCCGTTAAAGAGAAATTCAAAGACAAACACATTGCCAATGTAATTATGGGTGTTTCCAGCACTGCCATAAAACAATACAAGCACCACGAATTGGAATTGTATGGCGATGGTAGCGATGAAAGTGAAAAATACTGGATCTCAGTTATTCGCCAAGCCTTGGTGCATCGCCTCTTAGCTAAAGATATTGAAAACTATGGTTTGCTGAAGTTAACTCCGGAAGGCAATGCCTTTATGAAGAAACCTTACAGCATCATGCTTACCCGTGATAACGATTTCGAAAGCTCCGATGAAGAGGAAGATATTGTTGCAGGTGGGGCTCAAAAAGGTGGTGGAGGTGATGAAACACTCTTTAAGTTGCTTAAAGACCTTCGTAAAACTATTGCCAAAAACCAAAACCTTCCTCCTTTTGTCATTTTCCAGGATCCTTCCTTGGAGGATATGGCCATCCAATACCCAATTACACTCGAAGAACTTAAACAATGTTCCGGGGTTGGTACCGGTAAATCGCTGAAATTTGGAAAACCTTTTATCGAACTTATCGCCAAATATGTGGAAGAGAACGAAATCGTTCGTCCGATGGATATGGTGGTGAAAAGTGTGGTAAATAAATCCGGATTAAAAGTGTATATTATCCAAAGTATTGACCGTAAACTGGGATTGGAAGATATTGCTGAAGCTAAAGGTTTGGCTATCCCTGAATTGCTCGATGAGATTGAAAGCATCGTTTCTTCCGGTACCAAATTGGATTTGAATTATTTCATCAATGAAGTAATCGATGAAGATAAACAGGATGAAATTTTCGAATATTTCAATAGAGCCGAATCTGATAGCGCTACGAATGCACTAAAGGAATTGGGTGAAGATGAATATTCACTCGAAGAAATCCGCTTGATGCGAATCAAATTTATCTCGGAATTGGGTAACTAATTCTCCCAATTTTTGACCTAATACCATTTTGAAGACTTTTTTTTAAAGAATTTCTTCAAAATGGTATTTTTTTTCCCCAGATGCCCCAATTTTGCAACAAATTTATGGGTATGAGAAATCTGATTTTAGCCTGCATAATCAATACTTACCTGATTATTCTTGCAGGAAGTGTGGTGAGAGTTACCGGATCCGGAATGGGTTGCCCCGATTGGCCAAAATGCTTTGGGCAACTTGCCCCGCCAACTGATCCTGCCCAATTGCCCGCCAATTACAAGGAAATCTATTTCGAAAAACGAATTCAAAAAAATGAAAAACTAGCCAAAATCCTGAATTCTATTGGCGCTACTAACCTGGCTTTCCTTATTCAAACCGACCCAAGTATTAAAGTGGAAACCGATTTTAGTGTTTCAAAAGCATGGACCGAATATGTGAATCGACTATGTGGTGTTATGCTCGGTCCGCTTCTAATTGCTCTTTGTATTTGGAGTTATCGAAAACGGTCTGAATTTCAAGGTGTTTTTGGCTGGAGCCTGCTCGTTTTTGCTATCACCCTCTTTCAAGCCTGGTTTGGTTCCATTGTTGTTTCCACTAATATTTTACCCGGTATCTTAACCGTTCACATGGTTCTTTCATTTGTCATTTTTGGAATACTTCTTAAAATG
This region includes:
- a CDS encoding COX15/CtaA family protein, with amino-acid sequence MRNLILACIINTYLIILAGSVVRVTGSGMGCPDWPKCFGQLAPPTDPAQLPANYKEIYFEKRIQKNEKLAKILNSIGATNLAFLIQTDPSIKVETDFSVSKAWTEYVNRLCGVMLGPLLIALCIWSYRKRSEFQGVFGWSLLVFAITLFQAWFGSIVVSTNILPGILTVHMVLSFVIFGILLKMYDLVSPNPQLTSSFVKWICFLALVLSFTQVMLGTEVRKQIDQISYLSNYLQRNTWIDQLDWKFYVHRSFSILVLATNTYLFFKLSHARTLLTISLMVVLVAEILSGMVLAYLNVPIYIQPVHLVFACLMFGLQTLLYFRLKPQL
- the recQ gene encoding DNA helicase RecQ, whose translation is MAAQAKELSFSEKEITQSLEKYFGFKNFKGEQYAIIQSVLQGKDTFVIMPTGGGKSMCYQLPAMMLPGTAIIISPLIALMKNQVDSMRTFGMEDGIAHFLNSSLNKSEITQVKEDITKGLTKLLYVAPESLTKEENVEFLKDVKISFVAIDEAHCISEWGHDFRPEYRRLRPIIEEIGVVPLIALTATATPKVQQDIQKNLGMQKADVYKASFNRANLYYEVRPKGNEVAKDIIKYIKSQAGKSGIVYCLSRKKVEELADTLVVNGIRALPYHAGLEAKTRAHNQDAFLMEEAEVIVATIAFGMGIDKPDVRFVIHYDIPKSLEGYYQETGRSGRDGGEGNCIAFYSYDDIQKLEKFMKGKPVAEQEIGKQLLQETVTYAESSVCRRKLLLHYFGEIYEQENCGNCDNCLHPKEKFEGKDAIQLVLDTVAAVKEKFKDKHIANVIMGVSSTAIKQYKHHELELYGDGSDESEKYWISVIRQALVHRLLAKDIENYGLLKLTPEGNAFMKKPYSIMLTRDNDFESSDEEEDIVAGGAQKGGGGDETLFKLLKDLRKTIAKNQNLPPFVIFQDPSLEDMAIQYPITLEELKQCSGVGTGKSLKFGKPFIELIAKYVEENEIVRPMDMVVKSVVNKSGLKVYIIQSIDRKLGLEDIAEAKGLAIPELLDEIESIVSSGTKLDLNYFINEVIDEDKQDEIFEYFNRAESDSATNALKELGEDEYSLEEIRLMRIKFISELGN